A portion of the Nitrospira sp. genome contains these proteins:
- a CDS encoding clostripain-related cysteine peptidase, whose protein sequence is MATRKKKKSLSPRQWTFLAYIAGDNNLSDNGIEDIAEMTAVGTAPSSYAGVQIDTQGEHDGSVRYEISEPDVTGQAHRLVIERLPESDSGNPEILLNFLNWGLERYPAKNTITVVWNHGAGFRTVRRDIAYDDYGTSLDMNELKTAFMRAGLGKKKKLAILGFDACLMNMLEIAHHLRHLAQYVVGSQETEPGDGWPYDKVLKAMNRKPTPQAMAKAIVREYMRSYRVVGDSNITQSAIRTDRTEAAVLAWSRFGDALAASLPRERSVVDLARTKVQSYEFPDYVDAIHFAKLIADGTTIPVLRSRAQAFAKAAARCIVVSDCEGGSVANSNGVTIWYPPEKTQYLAFRGKYVAMDFSATGPGWVKFLDAVFA, encoded by the coding sequence ATGGCCACACGAAAGAAGAAGAAATCGCTTTCACCCAGGCAATGGACGTTCCTCGCATACATTGCCGGCGACAACAACCTGAGCGACAACGGCATTGAAGACATCGCCGAGATGACGGCCGTGGGCACAGCCCCATCATCCTATGCCGGGGTCCAGATCGATACACAGGGCGAGCATGATGGCTCCGTACGATATGAAATTTCCGAGCCCGATGTGACCGGTCAGGCTCATAGACTCGTCATTGAACGGCTGCCGGAGAGCGACTCCGGCAATCCCGAGATTCTTTTGAATTTCTTGAACTGGGGATTGGAGCGGTATCCGGCGAAAAACACCATCACGGTGGTGTGGAATCATGGAGCCGGTTTCCGCACCGTGCGCCGGGATATTGCCTATGACGATTATGGGACCTCACTCGACATGAATGAACTGAAGACGGCATTCATGCGCGCCGGGCTTGGCAAGAAGAAGAAATTAGCCATCTTGGGCTTCGACGCCTGTCTGATGAACATGCTCGAGATTGCCCATCACCTGCGCCATCTGGCCCAGTATGTCGTCGGTTCGCAGGAAACAGAGCCCGGCGACGGTTGGCCGTATGACAAGGTTCTCAAGGCCATGAACCGCAAGCCGACTCCGCAAGCCATGGCGAAGGCCATCGTGCGCGAGTACATGCGATCGTATCGTGTGGTCGGTGACAGCAACATCACCCAGAGTGCGATACGGACTGATCGTACGGAGGCGGCCGTGCTCGCGTGGAGCCGCTTTGGGGACGCCCTGGCGGCGTCGTTGCCAAGAGAGCGGTCTGTCGTCGATCTCGCGCGAACGAAGGTTCAATCCTACGAGTTCCCGGACTACGTGGATGCGATCCATTTCGCGAAGCTGATTGCGGATGGAACGACTATCCCAGTGTTGCGTTCGCGCGCGCAGGCGTTCGCGAAGGCCGCGGCGCGCTGCATCGTGGTCAGCGATTGCGAGGGTGGTTCCGTGGCGAATTCGAACGGTGTCACGATCTGGTATCCGCCGGAGAAAACCCAATACCTCGCGTTTCGCGGCAAGTATGTGGCTATGGATTTCTCTGCAACCGGGCCGGGCTGGGTCAAGTTTCTGGATGCTGTATTCGCGTAG